One Prosthecobacter dejongeii genomic window carries:
- a CDS encoding DUF2868 domain-containing protein, with the protein MDWNDWQSILRWRALEEGDADGAILSEERRREATARTRGGLTADEIKGEPINSREITFLHKRAQWLEREVVGWSGSLVRVMERLVTVQGRWSWALGGWGIALVIGYFLSGLGQAAEFNLLALPLVGLLLWNAIIMGVSLVWELWPAPSASRGSAWLEWLARVVSPVGHDSAVEGETLTGLTVDQRFGLLANAPALERLQRRLRAWMHVAAALLALGSITGLYARGWAQEYRAVWESTLLLESGAQEFFGALFGPASSVLNLNLPLDQLSAMHRTGGVAQAPAVARPWIHLYAGTLFLMIILPRLGLAGLAVWRAHSVLQKRVRSLGWRSYLKRTLRAVEGGQEVIHVLIHATDATPMHREVWARGVRERFGAMIEPDMIHIPLGDEDDFVASWKPSGSKAVVIFNLATTPEQEVQSRFVQDVKQVLITQHREADLVVLLDATSIGNRWSPDKLASREKLWTDMLQGVADEVIVAARRA; encoded by the coding sequence ATGGACTGGAATGACTGGCAGAGCATCCTACGCTGGCGGGCCCTTGAAGAAGGCGATGCCGACGGGGCCATCCTTTCTGAAGAAAGGCGCCGGGAGGCTACGGCCCGGACTCGGGGTGGACTGACGGCCGATGAGATTAAGGGAGAACCGATTAACTCCCGCGAGATCACTTTTTTGCATAAACGAGCTCAGTGGTTGGAGCGCGAAGTTGTTGGCTGGAGTGGCTCTTTGGTGAGGGTGATGGAGCGACTCGTGACCGTCCAAGGGCGTTGGTCCTGGGCTCTAGGAGGGTGGGGTATTGCTCTGGTGATCGGTTACTTTCTTTCGGGCTTGGGGCAAGCCGCGGAGTTCAATCTCTTGGCGCTGCCTTTGGTGGGATTGTTGCTCTGGAATGCCATCATCATGGGCGTGTCTTTAGTGTGGGAGCTTTGGCCTGCGCCGAGTGCTAGCCGGGGCAGCGCCTGGCTGGAATGGCTGGCGCGAGTGGTCTCCCCCGTGGGGCATGACAGTGCTGTAGAAGGCGAAACCCTCACGGGACTGACCGTGGATCAACGTTTTGGTCTCCTGGCCAATGCGCCTGCGCTGGAGCGTCTGCAGCGTCGCCTGCGTGCGTGGATGCACGTGGCCGCGGCGCTACTCGCACTAGGAAGCATCACTGGGCTGTATGCCCGCGGCTGGGCTCAGGAATACCGTGCAGTTTGGGAAAGCACTCTCCTTTTAGAATCAGGGGCTCAAGAGTTCTTTGGCGCGCTTTTTGGCCCTGCGTCTTCAGTTTTAAATTTGAATCTGCCCTTAGATCAGCTGTCGGCGATGCATCGCACGGGTGGGGTGGCCCAGGCTCCTGCAGTGGCGCGGCCCTGGATTCATCTGTATGCAGGCACTCTGTTTCTCATGATCATCCTGCCGCGTTTAGGCCTCGCTGGCCTCGCCGTCTGGCGTGCTCATAGCGTGCTGCAAAAGCGCGTGCGCAGCCTTGGCTGGCGCTCTTACCTGAAGAGAACCCTGCGTGCAGTCGAAGGTGGGCAAGAGGTGATCCATGTGCTGATCCACGCCACGGATGCTACGCCCATGCATCGCGAAGTCTGGGCTCGCGGGGTACGGGAACGTTTTGGCGCCATGATTGAGCCTGACATGATCCACATCCCTTTGGGGGATGAAGATGATTTTGTGGCTTCCTGGAAACCCAGTGGGAGCAAAGCGGTGGTGATTTTCAATTTGGCCACTACGCCCGAGCAGGAAGTGCAAAGTCGTTTCGTCCAAGATGTGAAGCAGGTCCTCATCACTCAGCATCGTGAGGCTGATCTGGTCGTGCTACTGGATGCCACCAGCATTGGAAATCGCTGGTCTCCAGATAAATTGGCAAGCCGTGAGAAGCTCTGGACAGACATGCTGCAAGGTGTGGCTGATGAGGTGATCGTGGCAGCTCGTCGGGCTTAA
- a CDS encoding DUF721 domain-containing protein — MSNRLPTASQRRRHALISAWRGMDGGPIIDLPLKSVADLIGPIVSQAGIGERMKLEEVLGAWKEIVGDFLYQHSRPDSIQRGVLMVRVLQPTVHHALMMERPRILKRLKETLKNSGIKDVRLKHG; from the coding sequence ATGTCCAATCGCCTCCCCACCGCTTCCCAGCGCCGCAGGCACGCCCTCATCTCGGCGTGGCGTGGGATGGATGGAGGTCCGATCATAGACTTACCGCTCAAGTCTGTGGCCGACCTCATCGGGCCGATCGTTTCGCAAGCAGGAATCGGTGAGCGGATGAAGCTGGAGGAAGTGCTGGGAGCTTGGAAAGAGATCGTGGGCGACTTTCTTTACCAGCATTCACGTCCAGACTCGATTCAGCGTGGGGTGCTGATGGTGCGCGTTTTACAGCCCACCGTCCATCATGCGCTGATGATGGAGCGCCCGCGCATCTTAAAACGGCTGAAGGAGACGCTGAAAAACTCTGGCATCAAAGATGTAAGACTGAAACATGGCTGA
- the secA gene encoding preprotein translocase subunit SecA, producing the protein MFEWIIKKIIGTKNQRTVKRLQPVVAEINRIEAQLQNESDEVLRERCAKWKAQFRAFHTPHFLGGVSLRIADEETVEACLRHVEGYFTALKPHFPSLDGSYLAESAWSGASIEDKKARIDKARDAWNEIQPKFANIISKILNDILPEVYAVVKNAARRLVGQEHIVCDTPLKWNMVHFDVQLIGGIALHRGMIAEMATGEGKTLVGTLPVALNALTGRGVHVITVNDYLARRDSEWMGYLYKFLGLTVGCIQNDQPSHIRRDQYQCDITYGVNSEFGFDYLRDNGMASSKEQQVQRGHYFAIVDEVDSVLIDEARTPLIISGPVAGAESTHQYERYKPLVEQLVRRQNTLCNSLVTEAKEDAKKGELDVAGRKLYQCRLGQPKNRALMRCMEDPELRRALEKAELKMYEDTQKKDLFELKEGLYFSIEEKSHDADLSEKGRNFLSPDEPDAFVLPDLATLYSEIDGDASLTEAQKIQKKNELQDRLSHQGQRIHQISQLLRAYCLYEKDVEYVVEENKVVIVDEQTGRKMAGRRWSDGLHQAVEAKEGVQIDAETQTLATITIQNYFRLYEKLGGMTGTAETDASEFHDIYGLDVLTIPTNRIVKRLDQNDSIYKTRREKYNAVIEMIRERHAKGQPLLVGTASVEASETVSRMLKLQKIPHAVLNAKYHRQEAEIVARAGQKGSVTISTNMAGRGTDIKLGEGVSELGGLMVLATERHESRRVDRQLRGRCARQGDPGESKFFLSFEDELMRNFGAADRMTKIMERFGMAEGEELQHPWLNRSVETAQKRVEQRNYTWRKRVLEYDDVMNQQREVIYEWRNDVLDSNDPRLLINEAVEKGLKERLEEFLPKERGSDMEPDYENLLQWVNTTFPIGLRDFDDEFKALDFEAQYVWLKDKIFGAYDLKVSGANPQALQEIEKMILLNAIDRLWQEHLYALDALKEGISLRSYGQKDPLIEFKQEAFTIFAELMRNINGEVLGNLFRSTQQLAAFEQFLAQIAMMQQQQGNGIQIQDGNLVLQPQARPAPEPEPEKPKPHNPSSDGPKLILPGMVPQKKPLSNAGRNDSCPCGSGKKFKNCCGRLA; encoded by the coding sequence ATGTTCGAGTGGATCATCAAAAAAATCATCGGCACCAAAAACCAGCGCACTGTGAAGCGCTTGCAACCGGTTGTGGCCGAGATCAACCGCATCGAAGCCCAGCTTCAAAACGAATCCGATGAGGTTTTGCGTGAGCGTTGCGCCAAGTGGAAAGCCCAGTTCCGTGCCTTTCATACGCCTCATTTCTTGGGGGGGGTTTCATTGCGTATTGCCGATGAAGAAACCGTCGAAGCTTGCCTGCGTCATGTGGAAGGTTACTTCACCGCACTGAAGCCCCACTTCCCTTCTCTGGATGGCAGCTACCTCGCCGAGAGCGCTTGGAGCGGTGCTTCTATTGAAGATAAAAAAGCCCGTATTGATAAGGCGCGTGATGCCTGGAATGAGATCCAGCCGAAGTTTGCGAACATCATTTCAAAGATCCTCAATGACATCCTTCCGGAAGTCTATGCAGTGGTGAAGAATGCCGCCCGCCGCCTTGTCGGTCAGGAGCACATCGTCTGTGACACGCCGCTGAAGTGGAACATGGTTCACTTTGATGTCCAGCTCATTGGCGGCATTGCCCTGCATCGCGGGATGATTGCCGAAATGGCCACCGGTGAGGGCAAGACCCTTGTGGGCACCCTGCCAGTCGCACTGAATGCACTCACGGGCCGTGGTGTGCACGTCATCACCGTCAATGATTACCTCGCCCGCCGTGACTCGGAGTGGATGGGTTATCTCTACAAGTTCCTAGGCCTTACTGTGGGCTGCATCCAGAATGACCAGCCGAGCCACATCCGCCGCGACCAGTATCAGTGTGACATCACCTACGGGGTAAACAGCGAGTTCGGCTTCGACTACCTGCGTGACAACGGCATGGCCTCCAGCAAGGAGCAGCAGGTGCAGCGCGGCCACTACTTCGCCATCGTGGATGAGGTGGACTCCGTGCTCATTGATGAAGCACGCACACCTCTCATCATCAGCGGTCCTGTGGCTGGAGCGGAAAGCACGCACCAGTATGAGCGCTACAAACCGCTGGTCGAACAGTTGGTTAGACGCCAGAATACACTTTGCAACAGCCTAGTTACTGAGGCTAAAGAAGACGCCAAAAAAGGCGAGCTGGATGTGGCAGGGCGGAAGCTATACCAGTGCCGTCTGGGCCAGCCGAAAAACCGCGCGCTGATGCGCTGCATGGAAGATCCTGAGCTGCGCCGCGCCCTGGAAAAGGCTGAGCTGAAGATGTATGAGGATACCCAGAAGAAGGACCTCTTTGAACTCAAAGAAGGTCTCTACTTCTCCATCGAAGAAAAGAGTCATGACGCTGACCTCAGCGAAAAAGGCCGCAACTTCCTCAGCCCTGACGAGCCGGACGCCTTTGTGCTGCCTGATCTAGCCACCCTGTATTCTGAAATTGATGGTGATGCCTCCCTAACGGAAGCCCAGAAAATCCAGAAAAAGAATGAACTGCAGGACCGTCTTTCCCACCAGGGTCAGCGCATCCACCAGATCAGCCAGCTCCTTCGGGCCTATTGTCTCTATGAGAAGGACGTGGAATACGTCGTCGAAGAGAACAAAGTCGTCATCGTGGATGAGCAGACGGGCCGCAAGATGGCGGGCCGCCGCTGGAGCGATGGCCTCCATCAGGCTGTGGAAGCCAAGGAAGGTGTGCAGATTGATGCCGAGACTCAGACCCTGGCCACCATCACGATTCAGAACTACTTCCGCCTTTATGAAAAGCTGGGCGGCATGACCGGTACTGCTGAAACGGACGCATCCGAATTCCATGACATCTATGGCCTGGACGTGCTGACGATCCCGACCAACCGAATCGTGAAGCGCCTGGATCAGAACGACAGCATCTACAAGACGCGTCGTGAGAAGTACAATGCGGTGATCGAAATGATCCGCGAACGCCATGCCAAGGGCCAGCCTCTCCTGGTGGGCACCGCCAGTGTGGAAGCTTCTGAAACTGTCAGCCGCATGCTGAAGCTGCAGAAGATTCCTCATGCGGTCTTGAATGCGAAGTATCACCGTCAGGAGGCCGAAATCGTCGCCCGTGCCGGTCAAAAAGGTTCCGTAACCATCTCCACCAACATGGCGGGTCGTGGCACCGATATTAAGTTGGGCGAAGGTGTGTCTGAACTGGGCGGCCTGATGGTGCTGGCCACGGAGCGTCACGAATCCCGCCGGGTGGATCGCCAGCTTCGCGGTCGCTGCGCACGTCAAGGTGACCCTGGTGAGAGCAAGTTTTTCCTCAGCTTTGAGGATGAACTGATGCGCAACTTCGGCGCGGCTGACCGCATGACCAAGATCATGGAACGCTTTGGCATGGCTGAAGGTGAAGAGCTTCAGCATCCTTGGTTAAACCGCTCCGTCGAAACCGCCCAGAAACGCGTGGAACAGCGTAACTACACCTGGCGCAAGCGCGTGCTGGAATACGATGATGTGATGAACCAGCAGCGCGAAGTCATCTATGAATGGCGCAACGATGTGCTGGACAGCAATGACCCACGCCTGCTCATCAATGAAGCCGTTGAAAAAGGTCTCAAAGAACGTCTGGAAGAATTCCTGCCAAAAGAACGCGGCAGCGACATGGAGCCAGACTATGAGAACCTGCTCCAGTGGGTGAATACCACCTTCCCGATCGGTCTGCGCGACTTTGATGACGAGTTCAAAGCTCTCGATTTCGAAGCTCAATATGTTTGGCTGAAGGACAAAATCTTCGGTGCCTACGATCTCAAAGTTAGCGGTGCCAACCCACAAGCTCTGCAAGAGATCGAGAAGATGATTCTGCTCAATGCCATCGACCGTCTCTGGCAGGAACATCTGTATGCATTGGACGCTCTCAAGGAAGGTATCAGTCTGCGCAGTTATGGGCAGAAGGATCCGCTCATTGAATTCAAGCAAGAAGCCTTCACCATTTTCGCTGAATTGATGCGCAACATCAATGGTGAGGTCCTGGGAAATCTCTTCCGCAGCACTCAGCAGTTAGCTGCCTTTGAGCAATTTCTGGCCCAGATCGCCATGATGCAGCAGCAGCAAGGCAATGGCATCCAGATTCAAGATGGAAACCTTGTCCTTCAACCTCAGGCACGCCCCGCACCAGAACCTGAACCCGAAAAGCCAAAGCCCCATAACCCCAGTTCTGATGGGCCTAAGCTGATCCTGCCTGGCATGGTCCCGCAAAAGAAGCCCCTTTCTAACGCAGGTCGCAATGACTCCTGCCCCTGTGGCAGTGGCAAAAAGTTCAAAAACTGCTGCGGACGACTGGCGTAA
- a CDS encoding iron-sulfur cluster assembly scaffold protein, with amino-acid sequence MNEETLQSALSNPQNLGEMPDADAVGTVGSPDCGDMVRMWLKYKEKDGKKVIDKASFQSFGCQTAIAVASLATELIRGKTKEEALQMSAAELSAPLGALPPMKIHCGQMVEGALKAALEADSVTAPAPVSTPVNFGSPTLMDSLAAAGKSAGKIKIVLQE; translated from the coding sequence ATGAACGAAGAAACCCTACAGTCCGCCCTATCCAATCCGCAAAACCTTGGCGAGATGCCCGATGCGGATGCGGTAGGGACTGTCGGTTCCCCCGACTGTGGAGACATGGTGCGCATGTGGCTGAAGTACAAGGAAAAGGACGGCAAGAAAGTGATTGATAAGGCTAGCTTCCAAAGCTTCGGCTGCCAGACGGCCATCGCCGTAGCCAGTCTGGCCACGGAATTGATCCGTGGGAAAACCAAGGAAGAAGCTCTGCAAATGAGCGCCGCAGAACTCAGTGCGCCCCTCGGGGCTCTGCCGCCTATGAAGATTCATTGTGGTCAAATGGTGGAAGGGGCTCTGAAAGCTGCGCTCGAAGCAGACTCAGTTACAGCACCCGCACCCGTGAGCACGCCTGTGAATTTCGGAAGCCCTACCCTAATGGATAGTTTGGCTGCGGCTGGGAAGAGTGCGGGGAAGATCAAGATCGTGCTGCAAGAGTAG
- a CDS encoding lipid A deacylase LpxR family protein: protein MKPLLYLLTACLLPVAAQAQDIDPNRYGTLTFYFENDLFGNTDANYTNGARIGWSSPNLKKFGDDPTLGQMAGYFDGFGTDTYERNVAITLGQSMFTPMDTDARDLVKDQRPYAGWLYVGMGLIWKNERVKNSLVFNVGVVGPWSYAEETQRLVHEARDIDYPQGWDNQLGNEIGVNISYERMWRIRDRRDNHGFDWDILPYAGATLGNVMTHATVGTEVRFGYNLPDDFGTGAITEAATTPTALENPYTSKSWANRLGFHFFIRGEGRAVARNIFLDGNTFRDSHSVDKYPLVADLSAGFAVNWKNTKLSYAYIYRTREYRGQDEGQIFGSITLSFNF from the coding sequence ATGAAACCTTTACTTTACCTCCTGACAGCTTGTTTGCTGCCCGTCGCCGCACAGGCTCAAGACATTGATCCAAATCGCTATGGAACTCTGACTTTCTACTTCGAAAATGATTTGTTCGGTAACACCGATGCGAATTACACCAATGGAGCGCGCATCGGCTGGAGTTCCCCCAATCTTAAAAAGTTTGGCGATGATCCCACATTAGGACAGATGGCAGGCTATTTTGATGGTTTTGGCACGGATACCTATGAGCGAAATGTCGCCATTACCCTGGGACAGAGCATGTTTACGCCGATGGATACGGATGCCAGGGATCTGGTCAAAGATCAGCGCCCCTACGCAGGCTGGTTGTATGTCGGTATGGGATTGATCTGGAAAAACGAACGCGTTAAAAATTCTCTCGTTTTTAACGTAGGCGTCGTCGGGCCTTGGTCCTACGCTGAGGAAACTCAGCGCCTTGTTCACGAAGCGCGAGACATTGATTATCCTCAGGGATGGGACAATCAGTTAGGCAACGAAATCGGGGTTAACATCTCTTATGAACGCATGTGGCGCATTCGTGACCGCCGTGACAACCACGGCTTCGACTGGGATATCCTGCCTTATGCGGGTGCTACTTTAGGCAATGTCATGACTCACGCGACCGTCGGCACCGAAGTTCGTTTTGGTTACAACCTTCCCGATGACTTTGGCACCGGAGCGATCACTGAAGCGGCGACCACACCGACAGCCCTAGAAAATCCCTACACCTCCAAATCGTGGGCCAATCGCCTAGGTTTTCACTTTTTCATCCGTGGTGAAGGCCGTGCTGTAGCACGCAATATCTTCCTGGATGGCAACACCTTCCGTGACAGCCATTCTGTGGATAAATACCCTCTGGTCGCTGACCTCTCCGCAGGCTTTGCGGTGAATTGGAAAAACACCAAACTCAGCTACGCCTACATTTATCGTACCCGCGAATATCGCGGTCAGGATGAAGGGCAGATTTTTGGATCTATCACGCTGAGCTTCAATTTCTAA